One window of the Oncorhynchus gorbuscha isolate QuinsamMale2020 ecotype Even-year linkage group LG17, OgorEven_v1.0, whole genome shotgun sequence genome contains the following:
- the rtf1 gene encoding RNA polymerase-associated protein RTF1 homolog isoform X2 — MVNVKKRKGRVVIDSDSEDSASDDNLDQELLSLATKRKRVDSDDQQDNQQDDQPVSKPAASSDSETSDSDDEWTAGGPKVKKKVKPGKPTTTEKKKEAAKKKAHKAASSGSSGGDSSADSSAPEEGEVSDSESNSSASSSDSSSEDDVFRDDYGEDLMGDEEDRARLEQMTEKEREQELFNRIEKREVLKRRFEIKKKLKTAKKKEKEEKKKKEKEEKKKDEEERKKRERSSGHHEDRTHQDLQVMSHNKERRTKRDEKLDKKSQAMEELKAEREKKKTRTAELLAKRQPLKTSEVYSDDEEEEEEEDEDKSSVKSDRSSRSSSYSEDEEKEETPPKSQPVSLPDELNRVRLSRHKLERWCHMPFFQKTVSGCFVRIGIGNSSSKPVYRVAEIVDVVETAKVYQLGTTRTNKGLQLQHGGDTRVFRLEFVSNQEFTENEFMKWKEAMIIASMQVPTLDEINKKEQAIKEACNYKFNDKDIEDIVKEKDRFRKAPSNYAMKKTSLLKDKAMAEESGEGDRAKEIQDQLNELEERAEHLDRQRTKNISAISYINQRNRSWNIVESEKALVAEGQNAKMQMDPFTRRQCKPTMVSNARDPSVHAAILQHLNEKYGEGSGKEMDLEFEMGRGAGQAALKVIDPTKNTSDLSEDLFKVHDFDVKIDLQVPNAEAKSLSVSANTLAVKDGAPRRSLNLEDYKKRRGLI; from the exons ATGGTCAATGTAAAGAAACGGAAAGGTCGAGTCGTTATCGACTCGGACTCCGAAGACAGCGCCAGTGATGATAATTTAGATCAA GAGCTTCTGTCTCTGGCCACCAAGAGGAAGAGGGTGGACTCAGATGACCAGCaggataaccaacaggatgaccagccagtcagtaagcctGCAGCCTCGTCAGACTCGGAGACATCAGACAGCGACGATGAG TGGACCGCCGGTGGTCCTAAAGTCAAGAAGAAAGTTAAGCCAGGGAAACCGACAAcaacagagaagaagaaagaggcgGCGAAGAAGAAGGCACATAAAGCTGCGTCGTCCGGGAGTTCTGGTGGAGACAGTTCAGCTGACAGTTCTGCCCCCGAGGAGG GTGAGGTGTCTGACTCTGAGAGCAACAGCTCTGCCTCCAGCTCAGACTCCTCGTCGGAGGACGATGTCTTCAGGGACGACTACGGAGAGGACCTGATGGGAGACGAGGAGGACAGGGCTCGGCTGGAGCAGAtgacggagaaggagagggagcaggagctCTTCAATaggatagagaagagggaggtGCTCAAGAGGAG ATTTGAAATTAAAAAGAAACTGAAGACTGcgaagaagaaggagaaagaagagaagaagaagaaggagaaagaagagaagaagaaggatgaggaaGAACGGAAGAAACGAGAGAGATCATCCGGTCATCATGAAGACCGGACTCATCAGGACCTGCAG GTTATGTCCCacaacaaggagaggagaactaaACGGGATGAGAAGCTGGATAAAAAGTCTCAGGCCATGGAGGAACTGAaagcggagagagagaagaagaaaacgaGGACAGCGGAGCTCCTGGCGAAACGGCAGCCCCTGAAGACCAGCGAGGTGTACTCTGacgacgaggaggaggaagaggaggaggatgaagacaaATCCTCAGTAAAGAGCGATCGCAGTTCACGCTCTTCATCTTATTCCGAAGACGAAGA GAAAGAGGAGACGCCACCAAAGTCTCAGCCCGTATCGCTGCCAGACGAGCTGAACCGCGTCCGTCTGTCCCGCCACAAACTGGAGCGCTGGTGCCACATGCCGTTCTTCCAGAAGACGGTCAGCGGCTGCTTCGTACGGATTGGCATCGGGAACAGTAGTAGCAAACCAGTTTACAGG GTGGCTGAGATAGTTGACGTTGTAGAGACTGCTAAAGTGTACCAGTTGGGAACGACCCGGACCAACAAAGGACTACAGTTACA GCATGGTGGTGATACCCGAGTCTTCAGACTGGAGTTTGTATCCAATCAGGAGTTCACAGAAAACGAGTTCATGAAGTGGAAGGAGGCG ATGATCATAGCCAGTATGCAGGTTCCCACTCTAGATGAGATCAATAAGAAGGAACAGGCCATCAAAGAGGCTTGTAACTACAAATTCAACGACAAAGACATCGAGGAC ATTGttaaagagaaagacagattcaGAAAGGCTCCTTCCAACTACGCCATGAAGAAAACATCACTACTCAAAGATAAG GCCATGGctgaggagagtggagaaggagacCGAGCCAAAGAGATCCAGGACCAGCTGAATGAGTTGGAGGAGAGGGCCGAGCATCTGGACAGACAGAGGACCAAAAACATCTCTGCCATCAG CTACATCAACCAGAGGAATCGTAGCTGGAACATCGTGGAGTCTGAGAAGGCTCTAGTC GCTGAAGGACAGAATGCCAAGATGCAGATGGACCCGTTTACTAGACGACAGTGCAAACCGACCATGGTGTCTAAc GCCAGAGACCCTTCAGTCCATGCAGCTATCCTCCAACACCTCAATGAGAAGTACGGAGAAGGGTCAGGCAAAGAGATGGACTTGGAGTTTGAGATGGGCAGGGGAGCAGGACAGGCTGCTCTCAAAGTCATCGACCCGACAAAGAACACCAGCGACCTATCAGAGGACCTCTTTAAAGTCCACGACTTTGACGTCAAGATTGACCTACAGGTTCCCAACGCAG AAGCCAAGTCTCTGTCAGTGAGCGCCAACACCCTGGCAGTGAAGGACGGTGCTCCACGTAGGTCTCTCAACCTGGAGGACTACAAGAAGAGGAGGGGCTTGATCTAA
- the rtf1 gene encoding RNA polymerase-associated protein RTF1 homolog isoform X1, whose protein sequence is MVNVKKRKGRVVIDSDSEDSASDDNLDQELLSLATKRKRVDSDDQQDNQQDDQPVSKPAASSDSETSDSDDEWTAGGPKVKKKVKPGKPTTTEKKKEAAKKKAHKAASSGSSGGDSSADSSAPEEGEVSDSESNSSASSSDSSSEDDVFRDDYGEDLMGDEEDRARLEQMTEKEREQELFNRIEKREVLKRRFEIKKKLKTAKKKEKEEKKKKEKEEKKKDEEERKKRERSSGHHEDRTHQDLQVVMSHNKERRTKRDEKLDKKSQAMEELKAEREKKKTRTAELLAKRQPLKTSEVYSDDEEEEEEEDEDKSSVKSDRSSRSSSYSEDEEKEETPPKSQPVSLPDELNRVRLSRHKLERWCHMPFFQKTVSGCFVRIGIGNSSSKPVYRVAEIVDVVETAKVYQLGTTRTNKGLQLQHGGDTRVFRLEFVSNQEFTENEFMKWKEAMIIASMQVPTLDEINKKEQAIKEACNYKFNDKDIEDIVKEKDRFRKAPSNYAMKKTSLLKDKAMAEESGEGDRAKEIQDQLNELEERAEHLDRQRTKNISAISYINQRNRSWNIVESEKALVAEGQNAKMQMDPFTRRQCKPTMVSNARDPSVHAAILQHLNEKYGEGSGKEMDLEFEMGRGAGQAALKVIDPTKNTSDLSEDLFKVHDFDVKIDLQVPNAEAKSLSVSANTLAVKDGAPRRSLNLEDYKKRRGLI, encoded by the exons ATGGTCAATGTAAAGAAACGGAAAGGTCGAGTCGTTATCGACTCGGACTCCGAAGACAGCGCCAGTGATGATAATTTAGATCAA GAGCTTCTGTCTCTGGCCACCAAGAGGAAGAGGGTGGACTCAGATGACCAGCaggataaccaacaggatgaccagccagtcagtaagcctGCAGCCTCGTCAGACTCGGAGACATCAGACAGCGACGATGAG TGGACCGCCGGTGGTCCTAAAGTCAAGAAGAAAGTTAAGCCAGGGAAACCGACAAcaacagagaagaagaaagaggcgGCGAAGAAGAAGGCACATAAAGCTGCGTCGTCCGGGAGTTCTGGTGGAGACAGTTCAGCTGACAGTTCTGCCCCCGAGGAGG GTGAGGTGTCTGACTCTGAGAGCAACAGCTCTGCCTCCAGCTCAGACTCCTCGTCGGAGGACGATGTCTTCAGGGACGACTACGGAGAGGACCTGATGGGAGACGAGGAGGACAGGGCTCGGCTGGAGCAGAtgacggagaaggagagggagcaggagctCTTCAATaggatagagaagagggaggtGCTCAAGAGGAG ATTTGAAATTAAAAAGAAACTGAAGACTGcgaagaagaaggagaaagaagagaagaagaagaaggagaaagaagagaagaagaaggatgaggaaGAACGGAAGAAACGAGAGAGATCATCCGGTCATCATGAAGACCGGACTCATCAGGACCTGCAGGTG GTTATGTCCCacaacaaggagaggagaactaaACGGGATGAGAAGCTGGATAAAAAGTCTCAGGCCATGGAGGAACTGAaagcggagagagagaagaagaaaacgaGGACAGCGGAGCTCCTGGCGAAACGGCAGCCCCTGAAGACCAGCGAGGTGTACTCTGacgacgaggaggaggaagaggaggaggatgaagacaaATCCTCAGTAAAGAGCGATCGCAGTTCACGCTCTTCATCTTATTCCGAAGACGAAGA GAAAGAGGAGACGCCACCAAAGTCTCAGCCCGTATCGCTGCCAGACGAGCTGAACCGCGTCCGTCTGTCCCGCCACAAACTGGAGCGCTGGTGCCACATGCCGTTCTTCCAGAAGACGGTCAGCGGCTGCTTCGTACGGATTGGCATCGGGAACAGTAGTAGCAAACCAGTTTACAGG GTGGCTGAGATAGTTGACGTTGTAGAGACTGCTAAAGTGTACCAGTTGGGAACGACCCGGACCAACAAAGGACTACAGTTACA GCATGGTGGTGATACCCGAGTCTTCAGACTGGAGTTTGTATCCAATCAGGAGTTCACAGAAAACGAGTTCATGAAGTGGAAGGAGGCG ATGATCATAGCCAGTATGCAGGTTCCCACTCTAGATGAGATCAATAAGAAGGAACAGGCCATCAAAGAGGCTTGTAACTACAAATTCAACGACAAAGACATCGAGGAC ATTGttaaagagaaagacagattcaGAAAGGCTCCTTCCAACTACGCCATGAAGAAAACATCACTACTCAAAGATAAG GCCATGGctgaggagagtggagaaggagacCGAGCCAAAGAGATCCAGGACCAGCTGAATGAGTTGGAGGAGAGGGCCGAGCATCTGGACAGACAGAGGACCAAAAACATCTCTGCCATCAG CTACATCAACCAGAGGAATCGTAGCTGGAACATCGTGGAGTCTGAGAAGGCTCTAGTC GCTGAAGGACAGAATGCCAAGATGCAGATGGACCCGTTTACTAGACGACAGTGCAAACCGACCATGGTGTCTAAc GCCAGAGACCCTTCAGTCCATGCAGCTATCCTCCAACACCTCAATGAGAAGTACGGAGAAGGGTCAGGCAAAGAGATGGACTTGGAGTTTGAGATGGGCAGGGGAGCAGGACAGGCTGCTCTCAAAGTCATCGACCCGACAAAGAACACCAGCGACCTATCAGAGGACCTCTTTAAAGTCCACGACTTTGACGTCAAGATTGACCTACAGGTTCCCAACGCAG AAGCCAAGTCTCTGTCAGTGAGCGCCAACACCCTGGCAGTGAAGGACGGTGCTCCACGTAGGTCTCTCAACCTGGAGGACTACAAGAAGAGGAGGGGCTTGATCTAA
- the ndufaf1 gene encoding complex I intermediate-associated protein 30, mitochondrial, with translation MAVSRATHFTPAVRFLGSCYKQRLLTPHLSVGWRAISGGEYRRPGQTQDNTPIWKTFDFNKGVEGIRKHFTLLKNEVLGRWTGPEGKPLIEHILEQTRVVWEFRGPESLEQWTVSSDQEIGGRSEAYLKLGRNNATCLMYGTLCSAAPRDGETRYSGYCTLRSKPPMGSFDSKKHHDWSNFNTLHLRIRGDGRPWMINVGAETYFSHQKDDMYSYFLYTRGGPYWQDVKIPFSKFFLSSRGRVQDDQHPLWLDKVNTIGITLGDKADGPFQLEIDFVAVCKDLAHTEEFAYEVYKRNPEV, from the exons ATGGCAGTGTCAAGAGCTACACATTTCACCCCAGCAGTGAGATTTCTTGGATCCTGCTACAAACAGAGACTCTTGACCCCACACCTATCTGTGGGATGGAGGGCTATCTCTGGAGGAGAGTACAGACGGCCAGGCCAGACACAGGACAACACCCCCATATGGAAGACGTTTGACTTCAATAAAGGTGTGGAGGGGATACGAAAGCATTTTACTCTGCTGAAGAATGAGGTTCTGGGCCGCTGGACAGGGCCAGAGGGAAAGCCACTGATTGAACATATCCTGGAACAGACCAGGGTGGTCTGGGAGTTCAGAGGGCCAGAGAGCCTGGAGCAGTGGACAGTGTCTTCAGACCAAGAGATCGGCGGGAGGAGTGAGGCCTATCTGAAGCTAGGCAGGAACAACGCTACATGTCTGATGTATGGGACCCTCTGTTCTGCTGCCCCCAGGGACGGAGAGACACGATATAGTGGATACTGCACTCTACGTTCCAAACCGCCCATG GGTTCGTTTGACAGTAAGAAGCATCACGATTGGTCCAACTTCAACACCCTGCACCTGCGTATCCGTGGTGATGGGCGACCATGGATGATTAACGTCGGTGCGGAGACCTACTTCTCACACCAGAAGGACGACATGTACAGTTACTTCCTGTACACACGGGGAGGACCTTACTGGCAAGATGTCAAG ATTCCATTCTCAAAATTCTTCCTCTCTAGTCGCGGGAGGGTACAAGATGATCAACATCCTCTCTGGTTGGACAAA GTCAACACCATAGGAATAACGTTGGGTGACAAGGCAGACGGTCCATTTCAACTGGAGATTGATTTTGTTGCCGTGTGTAAGGACCTTGCACACACAGAAGAGTTTGCATATGAGGTATACAAGAGGAACCCTGAAGTCTGA